In Legionella spiritensis, the following proteins share a genomic window:
- the purL gene encoding phosphoribosylformylglycinamidine synthase subunit PurL, with protein sequence MTKTPPDFFDFSLLSRDEIARLLQTCNLRLTVDEALTIQNTLLKRPPTYAECILWSIQGSEHCSYKSSRKHLGRFVTQAPHVILGPKEDAGIVAVATDGQGRRYGMVVSHESHNHPSQLVPYEGAATGVGGNVRDVCCMGAEVIAVADSLRFGDFHRPKTRWLQDGVVRGIAGYANPLGIPNLAGDLYYDDAYNDNCLVTVVTLGVVREDQVIHSHAPLNADDYQFILVGKPTDNSGFGGAAFASSSLNDEQQEENKGAVQEPNAFLQRHILKANYALFAWLQEQNLIDRVGFKDLGAGGVACASIELAEAGGYGAEIDLEKVPVSMDNLLPAVILCSETQERFMWVVPPDLVPLILTHYNERFALPDICDGAQATVVGRLRKDDQYVVRYHGQDIVHAKARDITQGILYDRPHVSKKQRFDEPAVLSPGDLNDVLLQLLAHENIASRAPVYETYDKQVQGRSVLEPGWADAGLIAPFNEGKYPQEIRLTGVALSVDHNPRYNKIDAYWGAVNAVVEAVRNVVATGAWPSALTDCLCFGNPENPEQMGEFIDAVRGIVDASKAVKMRDEENSTLPVISGNVSLYNESANGAIPPSPIISCLGVMPDYRKAVTFSLKHPDSVLLMLGERKDECGGGVYYQLHNRLGRQLPQPDLNNLTNELTVVYLAIQDGLILAAHDISEGGIAVALAEMSFKNNLGVQVTVPGALSVERLLFSESGGFVLEISPGNLHQVQQLFKRHDVPCVAIGETTTTPVLSFNSVINLPVSKAQDAWENGLRNGRLSSC encoded by the coding sequence GTGACCAAAACGCCGCCGGATTTTTTTGATTTTTCTCTGCTCTCACGAGATGAAATCGCACGCCTGCTTCAAACGTGTAACTTACGCCTGACCGTTGATGAAGCTTTAACCATCCAGAACACTCTTTTAAAGCGGCCGCCCACGTATGCGGAATGTATTTTATGGTCCATCCAGGGTTCCGAGCATTGTTCCTACAAAAGCAGCAGGAAACATCTTGGCCGATTTGTGACGCAGGCACCGCATGTCATTCTCGGACCCAAAGAGGACGCCGGGATTGTAGCGGTAGCTACGGATGGGCAAGGACGACGTTATGGTATGGTCGTCAGTCACGAATCGCATAACCACCCTTCTCAGCTGGTGCCCTACGAAGGTGCGGCAACCGGCGTTGGTGGTAACGTGCGGGACGTTTGCTGCATGGGGGCCGAAGTCATTGCCGTGGCTGACAGTTTGCGCTTCGGAGATTTCCATCGTCCTAAAACCAGATGGTTACAGGATGGTGTCGTAAGGGGAATCGCCGGTTATGCCAATCCGCTTGGAATTCCAAATCTCGCCGGCGACCTTTATTACGATGACGCTTATAATGATAACTGTCTGGTGACCGTGGTCACACTGGGTGTTGTACGGGAAGATCAGGTGATTCATTCCCATGCGCCGCTTAATGCCGATGATTATCAATTCATCCTGGTTGGCAAGCCCACCGACAACAGTGGTTTTGGCGGCGCCGCCTTTGCCTCCTCGTCGTTAAATGATGAGCAGCAAGAGGAAAATAAAGGCGCGGTTCAGGAACCGAACGCATTTTTACAGCGCCATATTCTGAAAGCCAATTACGCGTTGTTTGCCTGGCTTCAGGAGCAAAACCTGATTGACCGTGTCGGTTTCAAGGATTTGGGCGCCGGAGGTGTCGCTTGTGCCAGTATTGAACTGGCGGAAGCAGGCGGTTATGGGGCGGAGATCGATCTTGAAAAAGTGCCGGTCAGCATGGACAACTTGCTGCCTGCCGTTATTTTATGCTCCGAAACCCAGGAGCGGTTTATGTGGGTGGTTCCTCCTGATTTGGTCCCGCTCATACTGACTCATTACAACGAGCGATTCGCTTTGCCGGATATTTGTGACGGCGCGCAGGCGACCGTAGTCGGGCGTTTGAGAAAAGATGATCAATACGTGGTTCGTTACCATGGTCAGGATATCGTCCATGCCAAAGCCCGTGATATTACCCAGGGTATTTTGTACGATCGACCCCATGTATCAAAGAAACAACGTTTTGACGAACCGGCTGTATTGTCGCCAGGCGATCTTAATGACGTGTTGTTGCAATTACTGGCGCATGAAAATATCGCGTCAAGAGCGCCCGTTTACGAAACGTACGACAAGCAGGTGCAAGGCCGAAGTGTTCTGGAGCCAGGATGGGCCGATGCGGGGTTGATAGCGCCGTTTAATGAAGGGAAATACCCGCAAGAAATCCGTTTAACCGGTGTGGCTCTGTCGGTGGATCATAACCCAAGATATAACAAGATCGACGCTTACTGGGGTGCGGTGAACGCGGTGGTTGAGGCGGTACGAAACGTGGTGGCAACAGGAGCCTGGCCTTCTGCCCTGACCGATTGCCTCTGTTTTGGCAACCCTGAAAACCCCGAGCAAATGGGTGAATTTATTGATGCCGTACGCGGTATCGTTGACGCCAGCAAAGCTGTAAAAATGCGGGATGAAGAAAACAGTACGCTGCCAGTCATTTCCGGAAACGTGTCACTTTACAATGAATCCGCCAATGGCGCGATTCCCCCAAGCCCCATTATCAGCTGTCTGGGTGTCATGCCGGATTATAGAAAAGCGGTTACGTTTTCGCTGAAACACCCGGATTCCGTACTACTTATGCTTGGTGAGCGCAAGGATGAATGCGGCGGCGGGGTATATTACCAGCTTCATAACCGGCTGGGCCGTCAATTACCGCAACCGGATTTGAACAATCTGACTAACGAACTGACGGTAGTGTATCTGGCTATTCAGGACGGATTGATTTTGGCCGCCCATGATATTTCCGAAGGGGGTATTGCGGTAGCGCTTGCCGAAATGAGTTTTAAAAACAATCTGGGCGTTCAGGTGACGGTTCCCGGTGCGTTATCCGTTGAGCGGCTGTTGTTTTCGGAAAGCGGGGGATTTGTTCTTGAGATATCGCCCGGGAATCTTCATCAGGTGCAACAATTATTTAAACGGCATGACGTACCCTGTGTCGCTATCGGTGAGACAACGACTACTCCTGTTTTGTCTTTTAATTCAGTTATTAACTTACCGGTTTCCAAGGCTCAGGACGCCTGGGAAAACGGATTACGTAACGGGAGACTATCATCATGCTGA
- a CDS encoding bifunctional diguanylate cyclase/phosphodiesterase — protein MSFIKSELFKSHVNRYSMMGLGISISSIVLATLIVAYQISGNISIDSILLAQTTNPAIWALDLSPFIFAYWGQSFCYGLANKAESMLQDKTRELTSKKDNLEIKLKYESTHDRLTNLPNYHLFIERIKQAIGQLDSDSQAAVFVLNINDFKEINYGFGSFHANTFLVQFADKLKSILIKPSMLDAYMGMNVIARLRNDEFAVLLPRLSKNLDLDQLLDNISQETSVHFMIEGINMSITTTVGAAIYPTHGLTPETLMTHATDSIYFAKKEGKPYAIYHSGIQDKTTINRAMLDAFEQSIDNDKAFLQFQPHVELRSGKIIGVEASVKLENTDMEVLNEEKLFQLMDDARYARKLVFFTLKNLIKQIAAWHDKGNKIYGEMDLSIADLGDPELVPLIQESLVNSKLPPQYLKISLTEKACLSDQAKTLTALNNIAALGVQIAIKDFSTGYTSFVYLINFPVHEIKIDGSFISKMVRDEKYVHIVQAIIQIASALKLQVMARGIPDQATTDQLIKLGCMYGQGTFFGTRILSREMTEILEKKSE, from the coding sequence ATGTCATTTATCAAATCAGAATTGTTTAAAAGCCATGTAAACCGTTATTCCATGATGGGCCTGGGCATTTCAATAAGCAGTATCGTTCTGGCAACCCTCATTGTCGCGTATCAAATAAGCGGCAATATTTCCATTGACAGTATCTTGCTGGCACAGACAACAAACCCGGCCATCTGGGCACTTGATCTGTCCCCTTTTATTTTCGCCTACTGGGGCCAGTCGTTTTGTTATGGATTGGCTAACAAAGCCGAATCCATGCTCCAGGATAAAACCCGGGAACTGACCAGTAAAAAGGACAATCTGGAAATCAAGCTCAAATACGAATCCACGCATGATCGCCTTACCAATTTACCCAATTACCACCTGTTTATTGAACGGATAAAACAAGCCATCGGTCAACTGGACAGCGACAGTCAAGCCGCCGTATTCGTATTAAACATTAATGATTTTAAAGAGATTAATTACGGATTCGGAAGTTTTCACGCCAATACGTTTCTGGTTCAGTTTGCAGACAAGCTAAAGTCTATCCTCATCAAACCATCGATGCTCGATGCCTACATGGGTATGAACGTTATTGCCCGTTTACGTAACGATGAATTTGCCGTGTTGCTGCCAAGATTAAGCAAAAACCTGGATTTGGATCAATTGCTGGATAATATCAGCCAGGAAACCTCGGTTCATTTCATGATAGAAGGCATTAATATGAGCATTACGACAACCGTCGGCGCCGCGATTTATCCGACTCATGGATTAACGCCAGAAACGCTGATGACGCACGCAACCGACAGCATTTATTTTGCCAAAAAAGAAGGCAAGCCGTATGCCATCTATCACTCCGGGATCCAGGATAAGACAACCATTAATCGGGCTATGCTTGATGCGTTTGAGCAGTCTATTGATAATGACAAAGCCTTTTTGCAGTTTCAACCGCATGTTGAGTTGAGATCCGGAAAGATTATCGGCGTGGAAGCCTCTGTCAAACTGGAAAATACAGACATGGAAGTCCTTAACGAGGAAAAATTATTTCAACTTATGGATGACGCACGTTATGCTAGAAAACTGGTGTTTTTTACCTTAAAGAATCTCATTAAGCAGATTGCCGCCTGGCATGATAAAGGCAACAAAATTTACGGGGAAATGGATCTGTCCATTGCCGATCTTGGTGATCCCGAGCTTGTGCCACTCATTCAGGAATCCCTGGTAAATAGCAAGCTGCCCCCCCAATACCTGAAAATTTCATTGACTGAAAAAGCCTGTCTCAGTGATCAGGCCAAGACACTGACAGCCTTGAATAATATTGCCGCCCTTGGTGTTCAAATAGCTATTAAGGATTTTTCTACCGGCTACACTTCCTTTGTTTATTTAATCAATTTTCCTGTTCATGAAATTAAAATTGACGGGTCGTTTATCAGCAAAATGGTACGTGATGAAAAATACGTACACATCGTACAGGCCATCATTCAAATAGCCAGCGCCCTCAAACTGCAAGTCATGGCCCGCGGTATACCGGATCAGGCGACGACGGATCAACTAATAAAACTGGGCTGCATGTACGGACAAGGTACTTTTTTCGGAACACGTATTTTATCTCGGGAAATGACGGAAATACTGGAAAAAAAAAGCGAGTAA